GTGGCCGGGCTCTACTGGCACTTCGTCGACATCGTCTGGATCGTGCTCTTCACCGTGGTCTACCTGCTCGAGTTCGTCCAGTAGGGGAGGTGTGCCCGTGAACACCGGAGAGTCCGCCGCCCGCCGGGCCAAGGTCACGCCGCTGCCCCGGCCTCACCCTACCCCGGCGACGTTCGTCCGGGTGGGCGTGATCCTGGCTTTCATCACCGCGGCGGAGTTCCTCATCCTGTACGTCCGGGGCATGTCCGCCCTGGTGGTGACGACCCTGGCCGCGCTCTCCGCCGCCAAGTTCTTCCTGGTGGCCGCCTACTTCATGCACCTGCGTTTCGACCCGCGCCTCCTCACCGCCATCTTCGCCGTCGGCGTAACCCTGGCAACCCTGATCACGATCGCCGTGCGGTTCATCAGCCTGGCGTAGGTCGGTCGGCCACCGAGCCCTGGCAGGGCCTCCAACCACCGTAGCCCGGGCGTCGACCCTCAAGCAACCGGGCGGGGCGATCGCGCCCCGCCCGCACGCATGGCTTCACCGAAACCGGGCTGCCCGCCCTGCCCCGCCGCAACCGAAGGAGGTGCACCCATGACCGCCGACTTGTGGGCCCATCGGTTCGAGGACCTGTGGTACCCCGATCTCCTGGCATGGACGGTGCTGCTCAACGCCGCCTACCTGCTGCTGGTCAACCTGTGGCGCCGGGCGTTCAACTGGGGACCGCCGGTGCCCGT
The nucleotide sequence above comes from Symbiobacterium thermophilum IAM 14863. Encoded proteins:
- a CDS encoding cytochrome C oxidase subunit IV family protein translates to MNTGESAARRAKVTPLPRPHPTPATFVRVGVILAFITAAEFLILYVRGMSALVVTTLAALSAAKFFLVAAYFMHLRFDPRLLTAIFAVGVTLATLITIAVRFISLA